TTACaaagttatatttatatataatatatataatatatatatatatatatataaatatatatatatttatttattttatttatatgtacacgtatTTTTTGGTATATTAGCAGTTATGTACTTattcatgtatttatatatactgcaaatttgttataaaaaCAGCGATGAAATTAAGTAACAAGGATATATGATCTTCGTAAGATTTTTTGGGTACGTTTTCATATAGAGTTCTTAGAGTTTCAccttcttaaaattttacatattacacgataactaatttttcttaaatagctaaatttttaaaatgaaataagatAACaggaatattattattataatatataatattacaatcAAATTAACTCTTCCGTTTTATGCTATTATTCTgtactatattattttatatatgagtaCGTATTAcagtaaaaagaataaaagtatataaagatgcatatattaatatatgtatatatttatattatttatatatgtaaaaaaatatataattatattttttccttcaattctttcattaaattttaattatagtgtttacttttatgttttttttaataaatataattgtgtttttatttaatttattgtgTATGagtttgttatttttattgtttgttataaattttatataaatttttttttttattatttttataatttaaataataatttataagtacaattttttttttttttttgtcatacTATTTAGAGGagtttttgttaaattttaaattttatgttaaagataaatatatataaatgagtatgagcattttttttttttttcgcacAATCATATGActtctatatattatatatatatatatatataatataataaattatttatatataattttttttttttcttttattaaaaaacaaaaaacataCAATGAAAAGGCAATATCTTTTTTTGGTAGCTTTTGTTTTTAtggaattattattttaacaactttttaaaaataaaactaacaaaactattaaaatataattattaaaaaacatttgtAATTTCACTAAACTTCCATatgtaatgtatatttatttcaaagAACAGTTTTACGAATTCAGGAATAGCTTCCCTATATTtctgtatttataaaaaattttattgctattaagtgtttttcatttaaaaaaaaaaatattacattataaatatataatatatatatatacttgaaactatttaatcattttttctcttttaaatgtgatatattattcaattttagagaaaaaaaaaaaaaaaaaaccaacgaaagaaataaaagtaaaatggaaaaactAGAGATACCAAGAAGAATAATTTGTTATTAACATATACGGAACATTCCATATTCTTAGTAATAGTTTGTAAAGTTAAGATATAATGCCCGATATCCTCATCTTGCACATTAATTATTTGAAGCTAAAATAGGGgaatgtataatttattacgcctagttttttatatcatatatttttaattatcatcattttaagagcctttaaaaaaagttttttttttacatcatATCATATTAACAGTGTTCCAAAGAGTGTACTATTTAGTGGCTTAtaagagtatatatatatatagatatatatatatatttgtacatacatttttCCATTCCATGCACCTTTCCTCATTTTCgccaaaaaaaattatataaaaacagaaatggaatggggaaaaaagaaaaaaagtataatttgAAGGTGTCTCTTTCATTCGTTACACGTTTCTTATATACCTACTCTtcgaaattaaaaaagaaaaatatgcacagcgtagaaataaaataagtacaGGATAAAGgttgaataaaaattaaggtATTAACTTTgtatttatgaaatttattcatttaaaatatattttgttgttttattaatttttttacaagttatcaaaattttccatcaagtatatatatcttaaccatcaagtatatatatcttaaccatcaagtatatatatcttaaccatcaagtatatatatcttaaaaTACTAATGAAACATTACTACAATGGTATAATGTACGCCTTGGTTGTGATACTTTCACACAATTTAATCAATGCTAAATAAAAACGcaaaatttcctttttactGTATATTGTGATACAATATATTacgcattatttttatttcatctaTTAATTACCCCTTTAAATTATTGCcatataaaagaattttttcatttatattgtaaaaaatgattttattttttaattagggcaaaaaaaaaaaaagaaaaaaaaaggacttGAATTCATATTATCACCTAAACTTTATTTGTAAGAgttattatattcaaaaataagGAAGCATATtcgttttacttttttttcccgCATATTCCATCTTCCAAGTacataaacaatatatataacacgaaataaaataaaataaatatatacatgtatatttttatgtatatacatatatatttacatatatacatatatatttgcatatatacatatatatttatttgtatccATGTGTACACGTCATGTCCATCGAAAactaaaaagagaaaaaaaaatttcaaaaatgaaaactcACGATTAACTCTTAAAAAGGTTCTTTGCTTTTGTAATTAACTAAATAAAGGAGCTAATTTCGTTTTGCAAAACGGACAAATAAggggaacaaaaaaaattgcatatattagataaatataaataaatgtatgatATCACCGTGATTTTcgttattatatatgctaATGTAAATACTTAGATGTATACctactttttcctttttttaccTCTAAACCATGCGGTAAAGGGCCAAAAACTCATGATTTTTCGCTAAACACATCTCTCGCTTTAGCGTAAAACTATGTTGTACATTCTTGAGGTGTAATAAGTAGGGAATAGTGCATAATTCTGATTAgttaatgttattttttttttttaaggaacATTTGAAGCAGTCCTTTTCTCTTCTTAAATAgctacaaatatatatttattattattgtaattgGAAAAAAGTAATCATCCTTTTGTTGTATACGCTTCCCTCGTATCACATATTTAGAGAAAAATGTATGAGAACAGCAATATTATTTTAGAGCTAAACGCGGTGAAAGGGTATTACAACAAAGTTTTTACGAACACACTGTTGCAAACTTTGCAAAGAGATATTAAGGTGGAGGACCTGATCTTCTCATATAATCATTATTCAAATTTACttgttgaaaataaaaattatgatgatGACTATCATGAAATAAGTAGCGACTATTTGAAAAGTGATGATGAAATGGATAAAGTATCCCCCAACTcgtttgataaaaataagcaTTTAGGAATGGAACATTCTAAAGAGGATACTATAAACTATTTTGACCCAAGTATAAGCGAAGAAAcatttgaagaaaaaatagaaaaaacttttgattatttaaataatttcataaaatcATTTTGTGAAGAAAGTCAAATGAACAAGTCAGGTgaaatggaaataataaatagttTAATGCAAACtttagaaatagaaaaagtaaatgaaGAACAATACCAAATTTTTAACATGTGTTTTGATAAATTCCAAATATATCAAATCACATTAATTGTGCTAGCGTATATTCTAAgaagtatttttaatttaagttTAGGtaggaaaattatattctccaatgaaagaataaatgaaatattattaagagCATTATATAAGCAGAATATTTATGTGCAAATATTTactttgaaaaatttaaaaaagtatataatacaaGATGGGGAAGATTGTGacaaaatacatttaaaaatgattaaaatTTGTATCTTTAGTAAATCTCTATGTTCATTTAATCGGGCATATGAAATTTTGttacatttaattaaagACAACAAACAAGTGAGTGAAatatttgatttttattttctaaaaaaactgaaaaaatCTCTTGAaaacttaaataatatacagcGCTTGAGGTTTCTTGATCTCATATGTGACAGCATAAATTTAAACGCTGCAAAAATTTGCGATATATTTcgaataagtaaaaaaaatagcctcataattaataaagaagGAAATAATTTGCTAAAGGGGGAGGGGGAAAATAACCATTCAACTAATTTGTTAGCCGATTCAAGTAACTTGTTAACCGATTCAAGTAACTTGTTAGCCGATTCAAGTAACTTGTTAGCCGATTCAAGTAATTTGTTAGCCAATTCAAGTAATTTGTTAGCCGATTCAGCTAACTTGTCAGCTGATGTACACACACGGAATGCTAATTTCCAAGTGCACAATTTTTCGTTTGAAAGCGAGTATGAAGAGGAAGTGTGCACCTTTGGAGAAATCTCATATATTTATCAGAAGACCGTcgatgaaaaaatgaaaaagtacaatttaaaaattaaggatatatgtaaaatgacgaaaattaatatatataaatatttacatatgatttatttaaaagatgaTTTACTGTTAAAAATTAACGTGTTAGAAATTTTTTCGAAgttaattcaaaatatatattattgtgaCGCAGTTTTTGAAAACACCTATTTTTTACACACCGTTTTGAATgatcttaaaaatatgtcaGACGAAGGAGAAATATTACACttaagtatttttaattctataaTATCATATTCCAAAATAAATTCATCGGTGTTaagttttttaataaatgcaCATTCGAATATTTTGATGACAAGAATTATTGATTATTTATCGGAAtcttcaaataaaaataatgaaaaattaattgttgGGATTAAATCATTtgggttttttttttctattaaacAATGTAGtcaaattcttttaaatataaaatcaaatattcatttacttgctataaataatataaacacaCATGCTCATACGAATGTATTAAGACActcaataaatatatgggTGAAAATCTTACCTTCCAAATCCATGAATTTTGAATGGTTTAAAGATTTAATTCATACAATTCTGTTTAACAAGATAATTGTagtattaaaagaaattgatGATACACTTATtcaaatgaatatttatcaGCTTTTAGAAATTAtgattacatataatatagcTCATTTAATATTGAAAGAACAATGGCTCATTAGAAGCTTGcaagaaaattttgaaaataatagttATGATCTCAAAATGAGTAGGTACaacttttttaaagaattttaCCAATtcagtaaaaatattatcatcaGTGATCCGTTTGCAGACACCCTAATTAAAAACTTTATTGAGAAGATACCAAAAAGATATTAAAGGGAAGCATGTTTATGATAATGTGAATATATGTTTCTGGTggattttttctttaaacaTTCTCACCTATCCGTTTGCTTGTATTatcatctatatattttcattcacttcattctatttttatttttttttttttccatgcACATacgcatatttttataattcgtATTACGTTTATATACTGAACTGGAAAATATTAGCAATTTGAAAATTAGAACTTATTTAAGTCATCATTTCACCTTATTTATACGCATTGTCTAATTCTTTTTACGTATCGTTTacttattatttgtatatttttaattttttttttcctccctCCAccctcttattttttttttttaaatgttaatatgTGACTGTTAATTTATACCGAGCAGCGATTATAAGCTTCTTGAAGctccatttttaaaatagtccatattaaaaacataaattaccCAAGTAAATATTGTGAGAAAGTGTACATATAACAATCGAATCTTAATGTACGCACATAcacaaaaaagtattaagGACGCTGAAACTCTAAACATTAATTTGAagagtttttaaaaaatacggaaaaaaaaaaaaaaaaaaaaaaaaaaagaggaagaggaagaggaagaagaagaagaagaagaagaggaagagaaAGCAGAatagaaagaagaaaatcgAATAATCGCGCCTTATTTATTCGACTGATCTTCTGATTTTGCttcatacttttttaaaataatacatgaacctttattataattaagaGACATTATCATATGCAcacttatacatacatatgaacAAACTCATGCGAAGACATTGTTATACTTACGGGAAAATAAAGCACAACAGTTTtgatataatacataataaaagcaCAAACGTTcacgtataaatataatgcaaagaaattttcatatttcaaGCACATATTTTATCTAATTGTATAGACTTTTAAGGAGGGGAAGAAATGTTTCTGAAATTTGGCTCTGATTATCTAATCCAAATAAAATGCTCCTACCTAAttgaaaaatacaaaaaaaaattaaaaaaattgaaagagctgaaaaatgtaaaactgaaaaaatgaaaaaagaaaaataatgaagttAAAAACGATGAAGTGATAAACATCCTTAcccattttaataaaatttcccAGGGACTAAAGTCGTCTTtcgagaaaaagaaaaaagaacagTATATAGACAGATACTTGTTTAACGTACGTAACATAGCTTTTGTAATGTTTGATTTAAGTTCATGTTCTTCGTATTATAAGCCGATgaagcaaaaaagaaaaattcataattttacgcacgaatgtacatatttaccCATTAATGTACGTACTAACCCACCaatgcacatatattattttatcgtTTTATCTTATTCTGTTACATTTTAGAAGGAAAAGGAACAGCTATATAGCGAATTAAGCAAAAAGAGAGAAGAATTTGAATTAGAGCGTTTAGAAAAAACAAGGGAGCTATACAACACCTATTTTgcagatatatttttatatgaacaagAATATTATCAGTGCATTTATAAGGTGTTCAAGAATTTGCTacaaaagaaagaagaaattgATGAAAAGGAAAGACAAGTGATTAAATTACATGTATaatggaataataaaataaatttaaggGAAGAACTGATAAAATGTGCGCTGCCATATTTTGTTGTTTTccgtacttttttttcttttacatgATTAATTTATCTATgattatacgtacatatatatatatatatatatatatatatatattgtacgtatgtacattttCCTGTGTGTTATATATACGAATGTATCcgtttatttctttatatgttcatttgttcatttgtgtatatgtttatttgttcatttgttcatttgtttatatgtttatatgtttatttgttcatttgttcatttgtttatttgttcatttgtttatatgtttattcgttcatttgtttatttgttcatttgttcatttgtttatatgctcatttgtttatatgctcatttgttcatttgttcatatgctcatttgtgtatttatttattcaccatgttttcttctttttccttttgaaGGAACATGTGTATATGATTATTTccgataaaaatataaacaaattattagaaaaaaaaattgaatacaCAAATAGCCCAACAGTTGAGACgtgtaaaaaagaaaagcaagTTAATGAGAGAAACATTTTAGACATAGATAATATATGCAATATAAATGTAAGTGAAATTTATGCAAGTATAATCCTTGATCAGAATGAGGAAAATGTCTATTCATACAATAAgaaaagtaataaattatataaatcaaatgaaaagaaatcTTTAATTAAACGTAATACTGTTCCgcatataaatgaatacaaCGAATTTTTAAATGGAAAAGGTAGTAGGTTACccgaaaaaggaaaaagaattaatgaAAAGGTAGAGAGTTCGAACGGCAAAAGTTATGGAAAGAAATTTTATCAAGTAAACAGACAGAGAGAAGCAGAAGCACAACATCGAGATGAACAGAAAGTAGTTGAAGAGGCGGATGAAGAGGCGAATGAAGAGGCGGATGAAGAGGCGGATGAAGAGGTGGATGAAGAGGCGGATGAAGAGGTGGATGAAGAGGTGGATGAAGAGGTGGATGAAGAGGTGGATGAAGAGGTGGATGAAGAGGTGGATGAAGAAGCGGAGGAgatgaagagaaaaaatacatCTCAAGtgaatgaatatttttatcacgATCAACTTGAGAATGAGAATGAATATGCGTTACATGAAAAGGAaaggcaaaaaaataaatacactGAAAACAGTGAAGATATAGGACATATGTTCCTACGAAGGGgggaatataatataaatcacTGCTATCAGAATGATGAGCCTCGCAGCAATGAATTTGAAGGAGTAGTGGAAGGAGTAGAAGTAGAAGACGCAGTAGGAGTAGAAGTAGAAGACGTAGTAGGAGTAGAAATAGAAGACGTAGTAGGAGTGGAAGTAGAAGACGTAGTAGGAGTGGAAGTAGAAGACGCAGTAGGAGTGGAAGTAGAAGACGCAGTAGGAGTAGAAGTAGAAGACGTAGTAGGAGTAGGAGCAGAAGACGTAGTAGGAGTAGAAGTAGAAGACGTAGTAGGAGTAGAAGTAGAAGACGTAGTAGTAGTAGGAGTAGAAGATGTAGTAGGAGTAGAagtagaagaagaagaagaagaagaaaaggaGAGTAACTTCGCAAAATCGAAAGACAAAAGAGTATATGAATCAATATGTGAAAAAAATTCAGAGGAAAATGATAATAGGGATGAACCAATAAGTGAAGCCAATATACAAAGGCTTTtgagtaataaaaatacattagcAGAGGTGCACACTTTAAAGAGTAGCCTTTTAAGcaataattatgaatatttaaataatgaaaaaaatatagaaaatttatatgatcAAGGAGCAAGAGAAAATTATACGAATATTGTCGGTTCTAGTATATTACATGATCGAATAAGTACACtattagaaaaaagagaCATCTgtgaaaatatagaaaatcattatattttaaaaaaaggagttGAAGAACTAGAGGAAGTAATagaaaacaatataaattttaatatatccaGCTATTTTAGTGGGAATTATGATGATTTTGATGATAACCAAACAGCaaaagaaattaatgaaGAGATTATACtgaatgatgaaaatatttttaatgataataatggcaataaaattgaatataaTATGCTTAAACAATATAGTTCAAGTGTACATAATGATAAAGACAATAACATGAATGATCAAGTACAAAAGGAGGTACCTGATGCGCAGAGAGATGCAACAAATCTTCATCTGAATGAGCAGAGCAATAATTCTGATGAATATGAATATGAGTATATCAAAAGTTTGAACGAAAAGAAAGATACAATCGATTCAGAATCATTTCAAACGTTTATTAATTATCATAATGAATATAGCATACCAATCGAAAGAATGAACACCTTTGAAAATTATGCTGAAGAATTTAATAtgctaaaaaattatgagcCTATTGTTAGTTCCATATATATGGACAGCTTTTCAGgtaggaaaaataaagaatttaataGTAAGGGAAATGAGAAGTCAGAATCACATAATATTCAAGAcctaataaattatatgaccgacaatataaaaaaaaaaaagtagaaaaataAGTTCTACTGGCGAGACcccttaaatatatacaaaaatagcAGTCTCCCTGGAAAAACGCAAAATATGGCATTATCGACACatgcacgtatatatgtgtgtgtgtgtatgcatGTGCGTAATGTGGGCACTGACTTCTAGTCTCAAAGTCTTCTCGTTTGGAGGAggactaaaaaataaattaatgatCAAGTGCCAACTATCATTAAGGGCATGCATTCTTTTTCCGAGTTATTAGGAAAATCTCTGTATTCgtaaatacattatttttttaacaatatatatatatactaaactgtatttaaaaaaaaattatatttaaaaaagaaaaaaacacaGTAAAAAAAGTAGTACATAAGAAACACATttataacttaaaaaagGTGCCGCTTTTTATACTCATTTATACATGTTTCTCACATTGAAcgtaaaaacaaatttttaataacatggaaaattataatttttattaaaatgattAGAAGATACTTTAAATGTGTAATTAtcaaacattattttttttacttttcataACGACTGGTTTTATCACATGGACACACGTACCCTTTGAGTacgcatatttttatatatgtacaaatttaataaaatgtagtTCCTTCCGGcatattataaaacataaaatgattcaaaaaagagagaaaaaaaaaaataaataaataaaaaaataaataaataaataaataaaataaaataaaataaaataaaaggagtatactatatatttttaccttttaaaaattagaaataaaaataaatttatgctAAACATTTATCATTCTCGTTTTGAACGTTCACTAACGCttttaaatgttaaatattagcatatacatatataatatatgtatatattcaccACTGTCTTGTTGCgcttaaaaaacaaatatcgTCTCACTTCTTATCATACAACTACatttccctttttaaaatacatgaTACGTCATagttattacataaaaactTATAGAATTATAGAAATTGTGCAGTAGTAGTGAAATGACGACATAGCAAATGGTCcaattagtttttttttttttttttttttttttttttgtacacttataattaattcttGCAGTTGACCCAGTTTTAGGAGTACTAGTTTTTGtccattttctttttctgtttatttatcattattgaTTTATTCAGCAAGGTCTTATCAAGCTGTTCTATTATGTTGTTTTTGCTGTTTTTGCTGTTGCTGTTGTTA
This genomic interval from Plasmodium brasilianum strain Bolivian I chromosome 13, whole genome shotgun sequence contains the following:
- a CDS encoding hypothetical protein (conserved Plasmodium protein) codes for the protein MFLKFGSDYLIQIKCSYLIEKYKKKLKKLKELKNGLKSSFEKKKKEQYIDRYLFNKEKEQLYSELSKKREEFELERLEKTRELYNTYFADIFLYEQEYYQCIYKVFKNLLQKKEEIDEKERQEHVYMIISDKNINKLLEKKIEYTNSPTVETCKKEKQVNERNILDIDNICNINVSEIYASIILDQNEENVYSYNKKSNKLYKSNEKKSLIKRNTVPHINEYNEFLNGKGSRLPEKGKRINEKVESSNGKSYGKKFYQVNRQREAEAQHRDEQKVVEEADEEANEEADEEADEEVDEEADEEVDEEVDEEVDEEVDEEVDEEVDEEAEEMKRKNTSQVNEYFYHDQLENENEYALHEKERQKNKYTENSEDIGHMFLRRGEYNINHCYQNDEPRSNEFEGVVEGVEVEDAVGVEVEDVVGVEIEDVVGVEVEDVVGVEVEDAVGVEVEDAVGVEVEDVVGVGAEDVVGVEVEDVVGVEVEDVVVVGVEDVVGVEVEEEEEEEKESNFAKSKDKRVYESICEKNSEENDNRDEPISEANIQRLLSNKNTLAEVHTLKSSLLSNNYEYLNNEKNIENLYDQGARENYTNIVGSSILHDRISTLLEKRDICENIENHYILKKGVEELEEVIENNINFNISSYFSGNYDDFDDNQTAKEINEEIILNDENIFNDNNGNKIEYNMLKQYSSSVHNDKDNNMNDQVQKEVPDAQRDATNLHLNEQSNNSDEYEYEYIKSLNEKKDTIDSESFQTFINYHNEYSIPIERMNTFENYAEEFNMLKNYEPIVSSIYMDSFSGRKNKEFNSKGNEKSESHNIQDLINYMTDNIKKKK
- a CDS encoding hypothetical protein (conserved Plasmodium protein) encodes the protein MYENSNIILELNAVKGYYNKVFTNTLLQTLQRDIKVEDLIFSYNHYSNLLVENKNYDDDYHEISSDYLKSDDEMDKVSPNSFDKNKHLGMEHSKEDTINYFDPSISEETFEEKIEKTFDYLNNFIKSFCEESQMNKSGEMEIINSLMQTLEIEKVNEEQYQIFNMCFDKFQIYQITLIVLAYILRSIFNLSLGRKIIFSNERINEILLRALYKQNIYVQIFTLKNLKKYIIQDGEDCDKIHLKMIKICIFSKSLCSFNRAYEILLHLIKDNKQVSEIFDFYFLKKLKKSLENLNNIQRLRFLDLICDSINLNAAKICDIFRISKKNSLIINKEGNNLLKGEGENNHSTNLLADSSNLLTDSSNLLADSSNLLADSSNLLANSSNLLADSANLSADVHTRNANFQVHNFSFESEYEEEVCTFGEISYIYQKTVDEKMKKYNLKIKDICKMTKINIYKYLHMIYLKDDLLLKINVLEIFSKLIQNIYYCDAVFENTYFLHTVLNDLKNMSDEGEILHLSIFNSIISYSKINSSVLSFLINAHSNILMTRIIDYLSESSNKNNEKLIVGIKSFGFFFSIKQCSQILLNIKSNIHLLAINNINTHAHTNVLRHSINIWVKILPSKSMNFEWFKDLIHTILFNKIIVVLKEIDDTLIQMNIYQLLEIMITYNIAHLILKEQWLIRSLQENFENNSYDLKMSRYNFFKEFYQFSKNIIISDPFADTLIKNFIEKIPKRY